A region from the Mesorhizobium sp. J8 genome encodes:
- the tlpA gene encoding thiol:disulfide interchange protein TlpA yields MADGNRFFFPATRLILAALVAGVLAGAVAVYVSESGSGNNAPEKVAAASDKDAGGGDAACGVKAARAKTIAAKAVGQVAALQPADPPQSLKSLAFNGPDGKPMTIADHAGKTVLLNLWATWCAPCRAEMPALDALQKEKGGKDFEVIAVNVDTGDDTKPKKFLKEIGVETLGFYRDPTIALFNEAKTRGLALGLPVTMLIDGEGCLIAHMNGPAEWSSPDAKRLVEAALTP; encoded by the coding sequence ATGGCAGACGGCAATAGGTTCTTTTTTCCGGCTACGCGCCTCATCCTTGCCGCATTGGTGGCGGGCGTGCTGGCCGGCGCGGTCGCGGTATATGTCAGCGAGAGCGGTTCTGGCAACAACGCTCCCGAGAAGGTCGCAGCGGCCTCCGACAAGGACGCCGGGGGGGGCGATGCGGCCTGCGGGGTCAAGGCCGCGCGCGCCAAGACCATCGCTGCGAAAGCTGTCGGCCAGGTCGCGGCCCTGCAGCCCGCCGATCCGCCGCAGTCGCTGAAGAGCCTTGCCTTCAACGGCCCCGACGGCAAGCCGATGACGATTGCCGACCATGCCGGCAAGACGGTGCTGCTCAATCTCTGGGCGACATGGTGCGCTCCATGCCGCGCCGAGATGCCGGCGCTCGACGCCCTGCAGAAGGAGAAGGGCGGCAAGGACTTCGAGGTGATCGCGGTCAATGTCGACACCGGCGACGATACCAAGCCGAAGAAGTTCCTCAAGGAGATCGGCGTCGAAACGCTCGGCTTCTACCGGGACCCGACGATCGCCCTGTTCAACGAGGCGAAGACGCGCGGCCTGGCGCTCGGGCTCCCGGTGACCATGTTGATCGATGGCGAAGGCTGCCTGATCGCACATATGAACGGCCCAGCCGAATGGTCGAGCCCCGACGCCAAGCGGCTGGTGGAAGCAGCGCTAACGCCGTGA
- a CDS encoding EAL domain-containing protein has product MLTVYNCIVNEHDLRLVALAALICGISCFSAVNLLRHVEQSTSRNRHAWLLIAAASTGFGIWATHFIAMIAFTPGIPNAYNAELSVASLAVSVLLTAAGMWIATVRGGIDHYLVGGAVLGIGIAAMHYTGMAAFEVEGRIVWNQLLVAASLVSGIMLAALSLLVVLRRPSTLGTILGTVLLTLAICTLHFIAMAAVSIYPDSSIGISKFTIAPMSQAFAAAAASLVILVLSATALWIDLRFRRHRVEAERMHGLANAAVEGLIVCDGNRIVSANDSIAALSGIAAGTLNTMTLSDLFGERIASAVTAGSGQAQEADLRSRDDSRIPVELIARSIDYCGRPHLVVAVRDIRERRKAEQEIMRLAHYDPLTGLANRRSFTARLEAEIAASAEGGNGKRGQLALMLLDLDRFKEVNDLFGHAAGDAVLQKVAHCASSALRHGQMLARLGGDEFAIIAPNLPDPQAAGRIAEAVLSALRQENRLSPGGMVSASIGIALYPLDADEQAALVSHADTALYRAKAEGKDTFRYFEASMGAEARDRRSLEQDLRQAVARGEFRLVYQPQKEISSGRMIGFEALLRWRHPERGEVPPSVFIPVAEDSGSIAQIGEWVLAAACKEAATWKNPLTVAVNVSAVQLHNPDFSRKVHEVLLRTGLAAGRLELEITETALVKDMPRALATLRQIKALGVRVAMDDFGTGYSSLSNLRAFPFDKIKIDGSFIKSVDRNSQVATIVRAVLGLGRGLGLPVLAEGVETLDELRFLNAEDCDIGQGYFLGRPGPIEAFGELTGVSAADDGVTKTAPPALRSRICGAAAS; this is encoded by the coding sequence ATGCTGACCGTCTATAATTGTATCGTGAACGAGCACGATCTGAGACTGGTCGCACTGGCCGCGCTCATTTGCGGAATATCCTGTTTCTCCGCGGTGAACCTGCTTCGTCATGTCGAGCAGTCGACCAGTCGAAACCGTCATGCCTGGCTGCTGATTGCCGCCGCCTCGACCGGATTCGGCATCTGGGCGACGCATTTCATCGCCATGATCGCTTTCACGCCGGGAATACCCAACGCCTACAACGCCGAACTTTCGGTCGCTTCGCTGGCGGTTTCCGTTCTGCTGACGGCCGCCGGCATGTGGATCGCGACCGTGCGCGGCGGCATCGACCACTACCTCGTGGGCGGCGCCGTGCTCGGCATCGGCATCGCGGCGATGCACTATACCGGCATGGCGGCTTTCGAGGTCGAAGGCCGGATCGTCTGGAACCAGCTGCTGGTCGCCGCCTCGCTGGTCTCGGGCATAATGCTCGCCGCGCTCTCGCTGCTTGTGGTGCTTCGCCGCCCGTCGACCCTGGGAACGATCCTTGGCACCGTCCTGCTGACGCTGGCGATCTGCACGCTGCATTTCATCGCCATGGCCGCCGTCTCGATCTACCCGGATTCCTCGATCGGGATCTCGAAATTCACGATCGCGCCGATGTCGCAGGCCTTTGCCGCCGCGGCGGCAAGCCTGGTCATCCTGGTGCTGTCGGCCACGGCGCTGTGGATCGATCTGCGGTTTCGCCGTCACAGGGTCGAGGCGGAACGCATGCATGGCCTCGCCAATGCCGCCGTCGAAGGCCTTATCGTCTGCGACGGCAACCGCATCGTCAGCGCCAATGACAGCATCGCGGCGCTGAGCGGCATCGCCGCCGGCACGCTGAACACGATGACGCTCAGCGACCTGTTCGGCGAACGGATCGCGTCGGCCGTCACCGCCGGCAGCGGACAGGCGCAGGAAGCCGACCTTCGCAGCCGAGACGACAGCCGGATACCGGTGGAGTTGATCGCCAGGAGCATCGATTATTGCGGCAGGCCGCATCTGGTCGTGGCCGTCCGGGACATTCGCGAGCGCCGGAAGGCCGAGCAGGAGATCATGCGGCTCGCGCATTACGACCCGCTCACAGGGCTGGCCAACCGCCGCAGCTTCACCGCCCGGCTGGAAGCCGAGATCGCCGCGTCGGCGGAAGGCGGCAACGGCAAGCGGGGCCAGCTGGCGCTCATGCTGCTCGACCTAGACAGGTTCAAGGAAGTGAACGACCTCTTCGGCCACGCCGCCGGCGACGCCGTGCTGCAGAAGGTGGCCCACTGCGCCTCCAGCGCGCTGCGCCATGGCCAGATGTTGGCCCGGCTCGGCGGCGACGAATTCGCCATCATCGCCCCCAACCTTCCCGATCCGCAAGCGGCCGGCCGCATTGCCGAAGCGGTGCTATCGGCGCTGCGCCAGGAAAACCGGCTGTCGCCGGGCGGCATGGTGTCGGCCAGCATCGGCATCGCGCTTTACCCGCTCGACGCCGACGAGCAGGCGGCGCTGGTCAGCCATGCCGACACCGCGCTCTATCGCGCCAAGGCCGAAGGCAAGGACACCTTCCGCTATTTCGAGGCCTCGATGGGCGCTGAGGCGCGCGACCGGCGCAGCCTGGAGCAGGACCTGCGCCAGGCCGTGGCGCGCGGCGAGTTCCGGCTCGTCTATCAGCCGCAGAAGGAAATCAGCAGCGGCAGGATGATCGGCTTCGAAGCCCTGCTGCGTTGGCGGCATCCCGAACGCGGAGAGGTTCCGCCTTCGGTGTTCATCCCGGTGGCCGAGGACAGCGGTTCGATCGCTCAGATCGGCGAGTGGGTGCTGGCGGCGGCCTGCAAGGAAGCCGCGACCTGGAAGAACCCGCTGACGGTCGCCGTCAATGTCTCGGCGGTGCAGCTCCACAATCCCGATTTCAGCCGCAAGGTGCATGAGGTGCTGCTGCGCACCGGCCTGGCGGCGGGCAGGCTCGAACTCGAGATCACCGAGACGGCGCTGGTGAAGGACATGCCGCGCGCGCTGGCCACCTTGCGCCAGATCAAGGCGCTCGGCGTGCGCGTGGCGATGGACGATTTCGGCACCGGCTATTCCTCGCTGTCCAACCTGCGCGCCTTCCCGTTCGACAAGATCAAGATCGACGGCTCCTTCATCAAATCGGTCGACCGCAACAGTCAGGTCGCGACCATCGTGCGCGCCGTGCTCGGCCTGGGGCGCGGCCTCGGCCTGCCGGTCCTGGCCGAAGGCGTCGAGACGCTGGACGAGCTGCGCTTCCTCAACGCCGAGGATTGCGACATCGGCCAGGGATATTTTCTGGGCAGGCCCGGCCCGATCGAGGCGTTCGGCGAGCTGACAGGCGTTTCGGCGGCCGATGACGGCGTGACGAAGACGGCGCCGCCGGCACTAAGATCGAGAATATGCGGAGCGGCAGCATCCTGA
- a CDS encoding ABC transporter permease subunit, with amino-acid sequence MVERTPILNFFTHLILFAGFVFCVAPFVIVAIAASHNLKDVNDVPMSLLPGSDFWVNIKTAWTTADLGPKLFNSFVMAFGVAAGKVIVSALTAFSIVYFRYPGRMLIFWLIFVTLMLPLEVRIVPTYAVVANVLDPYQTIMDLTGLSWLIEKISGVQVQLSLGLLNSYSGLILPLVATATGTFLYRQFFLTVPDELTEAARMDGAGALRFFVDILLPLSRNNMAALGTIMFLWAWNQYLWPLLITTDQSHAMAVTELKQLIPNVGGAPEWHIAMAGTLIVMLPPLIVVVLMQRWFVRGLIATEK; translated from the coding sequence ATGGTCGAACGCACCCCGATCCTCAATTTCTTCACGCATCTCATCCTGTTCGCCGGCTTCGTATTCTGCGTGGCGCCGTTCGTCATCGTGGCGATCGCCGCCTCGCACAATCTGAAGGACGTCAACGACGTGCCGATGTCGCTGCTGCCGGGCAGCGATTTCTGGGTCAACATCAAGACGGCGTGGACGACCGCCGATCTCGGCCCGAAGCTCTTCAACTCCTTCGTCATGGCGTTCGGGGTCGCCGCCGGCAAAGTCATCGTGTCGGCGCTGACGGCCTTCTCGATCGTCTATTTCCGCTATCCCGGCCGCATGCTGATCTTCTGGCTGATCTTCGTCACGCTGATGCTGCCGCTCGAAGTGCGCATCGTGCCGACCTACGCGGTGGTCGCCAACGTTCTCGATCCCTATCAGACGATCATGGACCTGACGGGGCTTTCCTGGCTGATTGAGAAGATATCGGGGGTTCAGGTCCAGCTCAGCCTGGGGCTGCTCAATTCCTATAGCGGCCTGATCCTGCCGCTGGTCGCCACCGCCACCGGCACCTTCCTTTACCGGCAGTTCTTCCTGACCGTGCCCGACGAATTGACCGAGGCGGCGCGGATGGACGGCGCCGGCGCGCTGCGCTTCTTCGTCGATATCCTTCTGCCGTTGTCGCGCAACAACATGGCGGCGCTCGGCACCATCATGTTCCTGTGGGCCTGGAACCAGTATCTGTGGCCGTTGCTTATCACCACCGACCAGTCGCACGCGATGGCGGTGACCGAGCTGAAGCAGCTCATCCCCAATGTCGGCGGCGCGCCGGAATGGCATATCGCCATGGCTGGCACGCTGATCGTCATGCTGCCGCCGCTGATCGTGGTGGTGCTGATGCAGCGCTGGTTCGTGCGCGGTCTGATCGCCACCGAAAAATAG
- a CDS encoding carbohydrate ABC transporter permease, translated as MEKRVTFGRWTIGILFAVPQLILIFTFFYWPAGQAVYWSLTLQQPWGGGNIWVGLDNFRSILANADYWNSITASMIFAGISTGLAMVIALVLAALTDRQLAGSWLYRVVLIWPYGIAAPALALAFRFILAPEAGFMAVVNKVWPGFWDPGLDGADAMASIIIAFSWKYVGYNFIFFLAAFQAIPRSLIEAAAMDGSGVIRRFWDIQFPLITPTIFFLLVINITESFQDSFGIVDIMTAGGPANATNLMVYKIYSDGFKGLDYSGAAAQSIILMLLIIALTIVQFRFIERRVHYR; from the coding sequence ATGGAAAAACGCGTCACTTTCGGCAGATGGACGATCGGCATCCTGTTCGCGGTGCCGCAGCTCATCCTGATCTTCACCTTCTTCTACTGGCCGGCGGGCCAGGCGGTTTACTGGTCGCTGACGCTGCAGCAGCCCTGGGGCGGCGGCAATATCTGGGTCGGGCTCGACAATTTCCGCTCGATCCTCGCCAATGCCGACTACTGGAATTCCATCACCGCCAGCATGATCTTCGCCGGAATCAGCACCGGCCTTGCCATGGTCATCGCGCTCGTGCTCGCCGCCTTGACCGACCGGCAACTTGCCGGCTCATGGCTCTATCGAGTGGTGCTGATCTGGCCTTACGGCATCGCCGCGCCGGCTCTGGCGCTGGCGTTTCGTTTCATCCTGGCGCCGGAGGCCGGCTTCATGGCCGTCGTCAACAAGGTCTGGCCGGGCTTCTGGGACCCAGGCCTCGACGGCGCCGACGCGATGGCCTCGATCATCATCGCCTTTTCCTGGAAATATGTCGGCTATAACTTCATCTTCTTTCTCGCCGCCTTCCAGGCGATCCCGCGCTCGCTGATCGAGGCTGCGGCGATGGACGGCTCCGGTGTCATCCGGCGCTTCTGGGACATCCAGTTCCCGCTGATCACGCCGACGATCTTCTTCCTGCTGGTCATCAACATCACCGAAAGTTTCCAGGACTCCTTCGGCATCGTCGACATCATGACGGCGGGCGGGCCTGCCAATGCCACCAACCTGATGGTCTACAAGATCTATTCCGACGGCTTCAAAGGCCTGGATTACTCTGGCGCCGCCGCGCAGAGCATCATCCTGATGCTCTTGATCATCGCGCTCACCATCGTCCAGTTCCGCTTCATCGAGCGGCGCGTGCATTATCGCTGA
- a CDS encoding endonuclease/exonuclease/phosphatase family protein, protein MLVPQLTHVPVDVRNAMRDGQRDSATHLRHAAAVPALGEIEIGGKASQASAGESLTVMAWNVERLRHLDAIAATIAGQAPHVVLLSEVDKGMARSGNGHLLSRLADRLGHSYAYGVEFLELGTGNEAEQAANGGAENIEGFHGNAITSAVPLLRPFLVRLDAAGAWFLPEHGQPRIGGRMALGGQVMVGDRRVTVVSVHLENRTNPAGRADQTRHLLDAIDRYDAEAPVLIGGDFNTLTATYEERHADPAAWQARIAAEPDRLMCPDRHEPLFGIMAERGYDWRDANAFDRPTQRRAAGDATPAGHIDWFFTRGLVASAPATLPAVLPDGSPSADHEALVVTVRLK, encoded by the coding sequence ATGCTGGTTCCGCAGCTCACGCACGTGCCTGTCGACGTCCGCAACGCCATGCGGGACGGACAGCGCGACAGCGCCACTCATTTGCGCCACGCGGCCGCCGTTCCAGCCCTCGGCGAGATCGAGATCGGCGGCAAGGCTTCGCAAGCAAGCGCCGGCGAGAGCCTGACCGTCATGGCCTGGAACGTCGAGCGGCTGCGTCACCTCGATGCCATCGCCGCAACGATCGCCGGCCAGGCGCCGCATGTCGTGCTGCTGTCCGAGGTCGACAAGGGCATGGCGCGCTCCGGCAACGGCCATCTTTTGAGCCGGCTTGCCGATCGTCTCGGCCATTCCTACGCCTATGGCGTCGAGTTCCTCGAACTCGGTACCGGCAACGAGGCCGAGCAGGCGGCAAATGGCGGCGCCGAGAACATCGAGGGCTTCCACGGCAACGCCATAACCAGCGCCGTCCCGCTGCTGCGACCCTTCCTCGTTCGCCTGGACGCCGCCGGCGCCTGGTTCCTGCCGGAGCACGGCCAGCCCCGGATTGGCGGCCGCATGGCGCTCGGCGGCCAGGTGATGGTCGGCGACCGCCGGGTCACCGTCGTTTCGGTGCACCTCGAGAACCGCACCAATCCCGCCGGCCGCGCCGACCAGACGCGCCACCTGCTCGACGCCATCGACAGATATGACGCGGAAGCGCCGGTGCTGATCGGCGGCGATTTCAACACGCTGACCGCGACCTATGAAGAGCGTCACGCCGATCCGGCCGCATGGCAGGCCCGCATTGCCGCCGAACCGGACCGGCTGATGTGCCCCGACCGCCACGAGCCCCTCTTCGGCATCATGGCCGAGCGCGGCTACGATTGGCGCGACGCCAATGCGTTCGACAGACCCACCCAGCGGCGCGCGGCAGGCGACGCCACACCTGCCGGCCACATCGACTGGTTCTTCACCCGGGGTCTCGTGGCAAGCGCGCCGGCGACGCTGCCGGCGGTGCTGCCGGACGGCAGCCCGAGCGCCGACCACGAGGCGCTGGTGGTCACGGTGCGGTTGAAGTGA
- a CDS encoding phosphodiesterase: MKIIQVSDVHLGRRREMRYGANLNERLDRCIDHINQRHSDATLCIFTGDLTDDGEAESYADLKAALSRLTVPYRLLPGNHDRRANLIAAFPENGTDDNGFAQSVFDTPEGRLIFLDSLAEGRVTGELCDSRLGWLDARLAEAAGKAAYIFLHHPPVELGLTLLDPLGLEEPQRLIDVLTRHGNVRYIFFGHVHRDIAGTVAGIPFSVQRGLHARFMLDLVGDEMVEQAPPAYSIILIDGARVVIHSHDFLEQWPLWSPATGERVR, translated from the coding sequence ATGAAGATAATCCAGGTCTCCGACGTCCATCTCGGTCGTCGGCGCGAGATGCGCTATGGCGCAAACTTGAACGAGCGCCTCGATCGATGCATCGATCATATCAATCAACGTCACAGCGATGCGACGCTCTGCATCTTCACGGGCGACCTGACCGATGACGGCGAGGCCGAGAGCTACGCCGACCTGAAGGCCGCGCTGAGCCGGCTCACCGTGCCCTACCGGCTGCTGCCCGGAAACCACGACCGGCGCGCCAATCTCATCGCCGCCTTCCCGGAAAATGGAACCGACGACAACGGCTTCGCGCAGTCGGTTTTCGACACGCCGGAAGGGCGGCTCATTTTCCTCGACAGCCTGGCGGAAGGCCGCGTCACCGGCGAGTTGTGCGACAGCCGGCTCGGCTGGCTCGATGCCAGGCTCGCCGAGGCGGCGGGCAAGGCGGCCTATATCTTCCTGCACCATCCGCCGGTCGAGCTCGGACTCACGCTGCTCGACCCGCTCGGCCTCGAAGAGCCGCAGCGGCTCATCGATGTTCTGACCCGCCACGGCAATGTCCGCTACATCTTCTTCGGCCATGTCCACCGTGACATCGCCGGAACCGTCGCCGGCATTCCGTTCTCGGTTCAGCGCGGCCTTCATGCCCGCTTCATGCTCGACCTTGTCGGCGACGAGATGGTCGAGCAAGCGCCGCCGGCCTATTCGATCATCCTGATCGACGGCGCGCGCGTCGTCATCCACAGCCACGATTTCCTGGAGCAATGGCCGCTATGGTCGCCGGCGACGGGCGAACGAGTTCGCTGA
- a CDS encoding extracellular solute-binding protein yields the protein MTIIKRGFAALAAGALSTALAVPAFAEPVKFDFWFGLSGDLARVVDTLCKNFNDSQKDYEVVCTSQGNYDATLQNTIAAFRAGKQPTVVQVYDVGTATMMLSGAYKPADKLMEENGYKIDYSDYFPGIARYYATSKGEMLSFPFNSSTALMYWNKDAFAKIGKSEAPKTWEDVGADLKALKDAGYDCPMAINISANESWQLMEQFSALHNQPIATKNNGYDGLDARLEVNKTKFVQYVTDLKKWYDAGLIKIKSKDLGQDMVQAFATGTCQVILTSVGDHGTVGRTQKEGMNWDVAELPVYAGTERKNSLVGGASLWVLSGKSDAEYKGAAAFLNFIHDPKTALFWSTNTGYIPVTKSGFDFMKSNGFYDKAPYKGREVAIESLTASEPTEITRGVRLGNFTQIRAEFGTQMQAIFANKVSVQEGLDTLVKNGDAILERFQQTYPGKTLP from the coding sequence ATGACGATCATCAAGCGGGGCTTCGCTGCCCTTGCCGCCGGCGCGCTCAGCACCGCGCTTGCGGTTCCTGCTTTCGCCGAGCCGGTCAAATTCGATTTCTGGTTCGGACTTTCGGGCGATCTTGCCCGCGTCGTCGACACGCTGTGCAAGAACTTCAACGATTCCCAGAAGGACTACGAGGTCGTCTGCACCAGCCAGGGCAATTACGACGCCACGCTGCAGAACACGATCGCCGCCTTCCGCGCCGGCAAGCAGCCCACCGTCGTCCAGGTCTATGACGTCGGCACCGCCACCATGATGCTGTCGGGCGCCTACAAGCCCGCCGACAAGCTGATGGAGGAGAACGGCTACAAGATCGACTACAGCGACTATTTCCCCGGCATCGCCCGCTATTACGCGACCTCGAAGGGCGAGATGCTGTCTTTCCCGTTCAACTCCTCGACGGCGCTGATGTACTGGAACAAGGACGCCTTCGCCAAGATCGGCAAGAGCGAGGCGCCGAAGACCTGGGAAGATGTCGGCGCCGACCTCAAGGCGCTGAAGGACGCCGGCTATGATTGCCCGATGGCGATCAACATCTCGGCCAATGAGAGCTGGCAACTGATGGAGCAGTTCTCGGCGCTGCACAATCAGCCGATCGCCACCAAGAACAACGGCTATGACGGTCTCGACGCCCGTCTGGAAGTCAACAAGACCAAGTTCGTCCAGTACGTCACCGACTTGAAAAAGTGGTATGACGCCGGCCTGATCAAGATCAAGTCGAAGGACCTCGGCCAGGACATGGTGCAGGCTTTCGCCACCGGCACCTGCCAGGTCATCCTGACCTCGGTCGGCGACCACGGCACGGTCGGCCGCACCCAGAAGGAAGGCATGAACTGGGACGTCGCCGAGCTGCCGGTCTATGCCGGCACCGAGCGCAAGAACTCGCTGGTCGGCGGCGCCTCGCTGTGGGTTCTGTCCGGCAAGTCGGACGCCGAATACAAGGGCGCGGCCGCCTTCCTCAATTTCATCCACGATCCCAAGACCGCTTTGTTCTGGTCGACCAACACCGGCTACATCCCCGTGACGAAGTCGGGCTTCGATTTCATGAAGTCCAACGGCTTCTACGACAAGGCGCCCTACAAGGGCCGTGAAGTGGCGATCGAGAGCCTGACCGCCTCGGAGCCGACCGAGATCACCCGCGGGGTTCGGCTCGGCAACTTCACCCAGATCCGCGCCGAATTCGGCACGCAGATGCAGGCGATCTTCGCCAACAAGGTCAGCGTCCAGGAAGGCCTCGACACGCTGGTCAAGAATGGCGACGCCATACTCGAGCGCTTCCAGCAGACCTATCCGGGTAAGACCCTGCCCTGA
- the ugpC gene encoding sn-glycerol-3-phosphate ABC transporter ATP-binding protein UgpC produces MASITIRGVKKNYARTQVVHGVDLDFASGEFVVILGPSGCGKSTLLRMIAGLEEISDGTIAIDGKVVNKLEPRERGCAMVFQNYALYPHMSVAQNIGYSLKVAGVPAAERAERIQAVARVLELEHLLDRKPMALSGGQRQRVAMGRAMIREPKVFLFDEPLSNLDAKLRVQMRSEIRKLHRRLSATSVFVTHDQVEAMTLADRLVVMNGGRVEQVGTPAEVYSRPASRFVATFVGAPAMNMLEGTVTLDGLSLLGDSRKLNVSRTGLAVGSKVAVGIRPEAVRMVAPGTPGALAATVDLIEELGAGRVIYVDLDGAPFSVVTSEIVHPEPGSTVGLQFAEADLHFFSSETGGRLDVFKASVPEPAL; encoded by the coding sequence ATGGCCTCCATCACCATCCGCGGCGTCAAGAAGAACTATGCCAGGACACAGGTCGTGCACGGCGTCGACCTCGATTTCGCCTCGGGCGAATTCGTCGTCATCCTGGGGCCGTCCGGCTGCGGCAAGTCAACGCTGCTCAGGATGATCGCGGGACTGGAAGAGATTTCCGACGGCACGATCGCGATCGACGGCAAGGTGGTCAACAAGCTCGAGCCGCGCGAGCGCGGCTGCGCCATGGTGTTCCAGAACTACGCGCTCTACCCGCATATGAGCGTGGCGCAGAACATCGGCTATTCGCTGAAAGTGGCCGGCGTTCCCGCGGCCGAACGCGCTGAGCGCATCCAGGCGGTGGCCCGCGTCCTTGAACTGGAGCATCTGCTCGATCGCAAGCCGATGGCGCTCTCCGGCGGCCAGCGCCAGCGTGTCGCGATGGGCCGCGCCATGATCCGCGAACCCAAGGTGTTCCTCTTCGACGAGCCGCTCTCCAATCTCGACGCCAAGCTGCGCGTGCAGATGCGCTCGGAGATCCGCAAGCTGCACCGGCGCCTCAGCGCCACCTCGGTCTTCGTCACGCATGACCAGGTCGAGGCGATGACGCTGGCCGACCGGCTGGTGGTGATGAATGGCGGCCGCGTCGAGCAGGTCGGCACGCCGGCCGAAGTCTACAGCCGGCCGGCAAGCCGCTTCGTGGCGACCTTCGTCGGCGCGCCGGCGATGAACATGCTCGAAGGCACCGTCACGCTCGACGGGCTGTCGCTGCTCGGCGACAGCCGCAAGCTCAACGTGTCGCGCACGGGTCTTGCCGTGGGCTCGAAGGTCGCGGTCGGCATCCGGCCGGAGGCGGTGCGCATGGTGGCGCCGGGCACGCCCGGAGCGCTCGCGGCAACAGTCGACCTGATCGAGGAATTGGGCGCGGGCCGCGTCATCTATGTCGATCTCGACGGCGCGCCGTTCTCCGTCGTGACGTCCGAGATTGTCCATCCCGAACCGGGCAGCACGGTCGGGCTGCAGTTCGCCGAAGCGGACCTGCACTTCTTCTCCTCGGAGACAGGCGGCAGGCTTGACGTGTTCAAGGCTTCGGTGCCGGAACCGGCGCTGTAG